In the genome of Raphanus sativus cultivar WK10039 chromosome 4, ASM80110v3, whole genome shotgun sequence, one region contains:
- the LOC108855885 gene encoding dolichyl-diphosphooligosaccharide--protein glycosyltransferase subunit 1B, protein MAARIWIFFAVVAALFLSLPSSSSAQDLQIVNAERRIDLSSHIVKAFLTLKVENIGKDPAADMLLAFPPTQIKNLAMVQALAVTGKKKKKTYLPLDVKPTQQPDDAPNDAGYSLVSFATPLGPGETVTLEVLYILTHSLEPFPVEITQSESQLVYYRDSAVVLSPYRIKQQTTFFKTPSTRVESFTSVEPANRAGKEIKYGPYEDRAPYSYAPVIVHFENNSPFAVVEELVREIEISHWGSLQITENYRLTHGGARHKGVFSRVEYQSRRSISGSSSFNALLAVLPPRVNSVYYRDDIGNISTSHLRTGFKKSELEFEPRYPLFGGWRATFVIGYRVPLEDYLFEAPDGRRYLNFTFGCPLVETIVNKLTLKVVLPEGSKDPSAVLPFTVNQDLQVKYSYLDIVGRTVVVLQKDNVVPTHNVPFQVYYTFKPIYMLAEPLMLVSAFFFVFVASLAYVHIDLNIVKK, encoded by the exons ATGGCTGCTCGTATCTGGATCTTCTTCGCCGTAGTCGCAGCTCTATTCTTGTCTCTTCCATCATCTTCCTCCGCTCAGGATCTCCAGATCGTCAATGCCGAGCGAAGG ATTGATTTAAGCTCACATATCGTTAAGGCCTTCTTGACTCTTAAG GTCGAAAACATTGGGAAAGATCCTGCTGCAGATATGCTTCTTGCTTTCCCACCTACCCAGATCAAGAATCTGGCCATGGTCCAAGCCCTGGCAGTTACgggcaagaagaagaagaaaacctaCTTGCCTCTAGATGTGAAACCAACTCAACAGCCTGATGATGCACCAAACGACGCTGGCTACTCCCTTGTTTCCTTTGCTACCCCCTTAGGACCCGGTGAAACTGTTACACTCGAGGTGCTCTACATTTTGACCCATTCCTTGGAACCTTTCCCTGTGGAGATAACCCAGTCAGAGTCTCAGCTGGTTTACTACCGCGATAGTGCTGTGGTGCTGTCACCGTATCGTATTAAGCAACAGACAACTTTCTTTAAGACTCCTAGTACTAGAGTAGAGTCGTTCACTAGCGTCGAACCTGCTAACCGAGCTGGGAAAGAGATCAAATATGGACCGTATGAGGATCGTGCTCCGTACTCCTACGCACCTGTTATCGTTCATTTTGAGAATAACAGTCCGTTTGCTGTTGTTGAGGAACTCGTGCGTGAGATTGAGATCTCGCACTGGGGTAGCCTTCAGATTACAGAGAATTACAGGTTGACCCATGGCGGAGCTCGGCATAAGGGTGTTTTCTCAAG GGTTGAATATCAATCTAGACGTTCTATCAGTGGTTCATCCTCTTTCAATGCGCTCCTTGCAGTACTTCCTCCCAGAGTTAACTCTGTCTACTACCGGGATGACATCGGAAACATCTCAACTTCACATCTGCGTACAGGCTTTAAGAAG TCAGAACTTGAATTTGAACCGCGATACCCATTATTTGGAGGGTGGAGAGCAACCTTTGTCATCGGCTATCGAGTTCCATTAGAGGACTACCTTTTTGAAGCACCCGATGGCAGACGTTACTTGAACTTTACCTTTGGCTGCCCGCTCGTTGAAACTATAGTTAACAAGTTGACTCTCAAA GTCGTGCTCCCTGAAGGATCAAAGGACCCTTCTGCTGTTTTGCCCTTTACAGTGAATCAAGACTTACAG GTCAAATACTCATACCTTGACATCGTGGGAAGAACCGTGGTTGTGTTGCAAAAGGATAATGTAGTTCCCACTCACAACGTACCTTTCcag GTGTACTATACGTTCAAACCAATATACATGCTTGCGGAACCACTCATGCTTGTATCagccttcttctttgtctttgttgcTTCTCTTGCGTATGTACACATCGATCTCAATATCGTCAAGAAGTAG